The genome window CAGAAACGGCTCGCCCCCATAATACGCCCAGATCACCTTCCCCTTCGCATCAATCACAAACGTCCCGTGATCCAGCGACTCCGGCTTCTCCGCCGTCTTCGGCGTGAACACCCCGTACTGTCCCGCCACACCATTGTCGGGATCGGACAACAACGGAAAATCAAACGGCCCATACTCCTTGTACTTCTCCGTCGTATGCTCCGGCGTGTCCGAACTGATGGCGACAATCTCCGCCCCCAGCTCGTGGAACAGCTTCAGGTCCTTGTTCAGCGCGAAGAGCTGCGCGACACAGTGGCTGCACCCGTAACCGTAGTAGAAGACCACCACGACCGGCCCCCGCCCCGTCCACTCGGAGAGCGACCGCGTCTGCCCCGTATGATCCTGCAGCGCAAACGTCGGCGCAGGCTGCTCCAGCAGCTTGTGGAACTGCGTCTCGGCCGGCGCGAAGTCCTTCTCCGCCAGAACCGAAGCCAAGTCATCCGTGATCTGCCGCGACTTCACCGCCGTCAGGTACGCCTCCGCGTCATTGGCAATGTGCCCCGTCGGCAGCAGCCCATAGGTCTGGCAAAGCTGCCGGCACCGCTCCAGCAGACTCAACCGCTCATCCGGCCCGGTCGCCTTCACCTGCGGGATGGCGACGTGATAGACGACCAGCCCGAGGTAAAGAACTCCCACGGTCCCCAGGAACCCAAGGAACAGCTTCTGCCCGAAGGACCGGGGGGGCGGGACGGGATTGTCCGCAGGATTGCGGGACGGCGCTGATGAGGACATGTCGACTCCGTTTCGAAGACTTTTATATTAGTCCGCCGCGGCCTGAGTGTCAGACCCGGCGACAGACGTCCGCTTTCCGAGACCGGCGGTGAGGACTCGGGGCTCGCTTTGCAATCACCGCGGGGTGGTGAGGGGGCATACGGCACCGGGTCCGCGTTTGGACACGTGCTCCTTCAGACATCTCTCAACAGTCAGCCTCCGGCGGGCAAAGGGGCGTTGCCCCTCTGCACTCCCCACCAGGGTGCCCCTGGACCCGGTTCTTTGCTGGGCCTACGCGGCGGCCTCTACCGGACGCGACGGCTCCCCAAGTCCCAGCCAGTCCCGAACTCGCGGAATCCGCCGCAAACACACCCGCTCCAATCCTGCCACCAGCAGCAACGACGCACCAAACAACGGCAACAACGCCGCCAACAAACCAATCAACGTCACCAGCCCCAACGACCACCGCGGACTCAGCAACACCTTCGGAGCACCCAACGCCCCGACATCACGCCGACGCCACCACATCACCACCCCGCTCACACTCAACAAAACCAGCCCCACCGCCGCCAGCAGTCCCAGCAGCTGATTCACCCAACCGAACAACTGCCCCTCATGAGCCGCAATCCCCGTCCCGACCACCCGGTCCACCCAGTGCCGGTCTCGGAAATCCTCCCGGCTCACAATCTCACCCGTCCGTCCATTCACCACCAGATTCACCCGCCGTGGCCGGTTGGCAATCATCGATTTCGCGGTCCAGTTCTCCGAACTGCCCGACGGAGGAGCGATCACGACCGGCGGCGGGAGATCCAGCGGCCGCACCGCCGCCGCCACCACATCGAATCCCGCCAGGTCGACCGGTCGCGACGGACCACCCCCGCGCCCGCCGCGCCCTCCTCCGCCTCCATGCCCGCTGTGCTCACCGCCCCCTCCACCGCCGCTACGACCGGCACCCGATCGATCGCCCCCCACGGTCCAGTCCTGCTGAGCGACCGCCGTCCCGGTCCACTCCCGGACCGACTTGAAATAGGTCCCCCAGAACTTCGCCCACGGCAGCCCCGTGAAGAGGAGAAACAGCGCCAGCGTCGAGATCCAGATCCCGGTCACGCTGTGGATGTCCCGCCAGAAGATCGACCGCCCCTTCCGGAGCCGCGGATACAGCACGCCCCCCAGCCCGCGGGCGTTCCGCGGCCACCACAGGTACAGGCCGGTCAGGATCATGATGATCGTCCACGACGCCGCCAGCTCGACGATGTTTGAGCCGCGGTCTCCCATCAGCAGCTCGCCATGCAGGCGGAAGATCTGACGAAGAAACCGGTCCGCCTCCGGAACGGAGTGCAGGACCGCGCGGGTGTCCGGATGAACGTACACCCGCATCGTCTCGCCGCCGTCCCGCACCAGCACCCGCGGAGCCGCCTGGTCCGTGACCGGAAGCTCGTAGCCGGTCGGGGTTGAGCCCG of Planctomyces sp. SH-PL14 contains these proteins:
- a CDS encoding peroxiredoxin family protein produces the protein MSSSAPSRNPADNPVPPPRSFGQKLFLGFLGTVGVLYLGLVVYHVAIPQVKATGPDERLSLLERCRQLCQTYGLLPTGHIANDAEAYLTAVKSRQITDDLASVLAEKDFAPAETQFHKLLEQPAPTFALQDHTGQTRSLSEWTGRGPVVVVFYYGYGCSHCVAQLFALNKDLKLFHELGAEIVAISSDTPEHTTEKYKEYGPFDFPLLSDPDNGVAGQYGVFTPKTAEKPESLDHGTFVIDAKGKVIWAYYGGEPFLDNKSLLHVLAKSQGVTAKADVAANP
- a CDS encoding PepSY-associated TM helix domain-containing protein — its product is MTDSNASPRASWPDYRAVWRWHFYAGLLCTPFVILLSITGAIYLFKPQIDAWVEAPYDHVERSGTVALPSEQVAAAVAAFPGSTPTGYELPVTDQAAPRVLVRDGGETMRVYVHPDTRAVLHSVPEADRFLRQIFRLHGELLMGDRGSNIVELAASWTIIMILTGLYLWWPRNARGLGGVLYPRLRKGRSIFWRDIHSVTGIWISTLALFLLFTGLPWAKFWGTYFKSVREWTGTAVAQQDWTVGGDRSGAGRSGGGGGGEHSGHGGGGGRGGRGGGPSRPVDLAGFDVVAAAVRPLDLPPPVVIAPPSGSSENWTAKSMIANRPRRVNLVVNGRTGEIVSREDFRDRHWVDRVVGTGIAAHEGQLFGWVNQLLGLLAAVGLVLLSVSGVVMWWRRRDVGALGAPKVLLSPRWSLGLVTLIGLLAALLPLFGASLLLVAGLERVCLRRIPRVRDWLGLGEPSRPVEAAA